TTGGTTATGTATAActcttgcttgaatgctagtTTCATGTTAGCTTCTATTTGGaattcatattcttttcaattgggtcaaagatctaggtatcattgcaaatgtttagcccataatgcaccccttggggaagcatggcttctttgtgccgcaaaggcacctCATGTACCTTGTTTTgtgagaaaaatgaaaaataaagaaaaattctGAAATTCACAAAATGTTTATACTTAATGTTTATATctttgcttgcttagttgttacctgatgtctaccaaaaagaagtaggcacatggtttcaacaagctgTGACATGACTTGGGATGCATATGTGGGTATTTGTAGTGATCTCTTGTTAagaatgtatcttccttgtatgagctttgATGACCTAGTTTATTCTTGCTTGAGCTAATTCATGACTAGGtacttgctcatgtggtgatactttGGAAAATTGCTAAAAACTTGACACATGATATGCCTTATGCTTATATCACAATAACCTCTTGATGGCAATGCATTTGCTTCTGATGATATACCTGCTGTTGTATTATCTCACTTATAGCCTTTGGGAGTGTtgtgtgatatatttgagaagctttcTAGCTTCTGCATCTTCATGCCTTTGTGCTTTCATGTTGCTCTTGATGCTTGCATTGTCAACGAGGGGGAGAGATTTCACACAAACTTATGCATTTGTCAAGGGGGAGAGCATGGGGAGTGCATTTGCTCAGGGGAAGCTTTGTGAGCTTTTATGCTTTTTTGCCAGTCGCGTTAAGCTtcttacctcttcttgaggagccggtttTTATTTGAGCTTGtgattttcatgtgattggtgttgagcctgtttcttcctcttcttaagggatcacatgattttgtcTTAGTCGTGTCAAGCCGTTGCCCTTGTCTTAGGGGGCTGAGACTTTGCAGTTCGagtttcttatttctttttctttcaaactatgaatttgtgttgggtGTGGTCAATGTACTCATCAATGGgtagattgaggaccaatggatggtcacccttggatgatgagtgattgacaatgttgtgttggtttgatgtgcTCTTGGTTTGTGATGCGCAGGTGTGGAGCTCGGAGGCGATGATCAATggcgaggtgaaggtcaagtagaGACGGGCCGTGCCAACGGACTGGGAGCGGTGAAGGGTGGACgtgaggcttggactgagggactaGAGCACCGGAGGATTAGCCGTGGTGGCTGACACCTGGGGACATCGACAAGCGCAAGTGTACATGGAGGAGTGACCgtgttgaccaagtcaagaTGGCGGACATGCAAGTCGAGCGGAGGCGCTAGAAGACTTGGCGGCTAGGTGGTCGAGGACGGTGGTGACACATGTCGAGGAGCAggtttggtggtttgggccGCAAAACCATAGGCGGATGGTTTCTGGGTTTGGGCCGCAAAATCCGGACGGAGGTTCCGAGGAGGAACACGAAGGCACGTGGTAGAATCACAGAggttgcgtcgaggcgaagcaagtCTATGCAGGAAGCGTGGCCGTCAGATTGACCGAAGACAATCTTGGACCAACATACCCCTGTGTGGGTAGTTATCTTCGTTTTAAGTTGTAGGGGTAATCTAGTCATTAGTGGAGTCTCTAAATAGAGAGGGGGGCTGGTTGTGTTCAGCACCTCTCTCACCACCTCTTCCACTCTCTTCCTCTCCGCTTCTCTCTctacccccctctctctctagtttagaGGTCCTCGGATGTTTTGAGCACCGAGTCTTTATTTTGGAACAACAGTTTGTTGcaggaatggaggccctaacctcctcgtgtcctccgtGTGTCGGAGGTTGATCTCGTTGTGCAATTCCCGAtcgtgttcttcgcgttcttcaTTTCTCCCATTTTCCCTTCTTACATTTTTTTTGATTTGAGATTTCTGAGGATTCTTGGGTCAAACCGATCATTTGGAtatgaactaggacgtgagtgaagcctttccaccaaaggaattcatctaaCTCCTCACGAGCTCATAGATCGGAGCGATTCAACTTCTAGGGTTGAAAAATCGCCATTCAtcacaaaatattttattccttttgattggctgatcttttggaggagatcttttgggaataTATTTGTTATGTTGTTGCAAAGCTACGGttaaaattttgtgatttttagaggTCGTTTGGTCatgtttcggatttttcttctctccacACACAGGCTGTTTTtggaatttctggaaatttTCGAAGGTTTCTCTGGAGATTTCCGCACGTCCAGAATTTTCCAAAGATTTCTCCGGATTTTTCCGCACACATGTGTTGGTTTTCCAAGTTTGCCTTCCGAAGCTTGtttggactctttcttgcttccATTTGCGTCAATTtaggttcctagcatcattcctaggtccattagcgtgtgcatagctaagtgggtttggttttgctagaagagaggcttgtgggttTTTGACCGAAGTTCTcgaagaaaatttgaatcggattttttttttcactactTCTGGTTGGAAAGGCTATCATACGTGGATTAGTATAATTTAGGATATTACTCTATTTTTATGATGATACCGTCctctcccattcacccccctctgatcgcctttccggtccttcatAGATAGACTCCTACCTAACCTATGTACATGCGCACGCCGATTCCGTAGTCCATCTCCCTCTCCGGTGCTAGCCCGGCCGTCGGAGAGGGCGGGGACCGGCAGAATCGCTGCCAGAAACAGCTTCTGCCTTGGTTTTGCCCTTTTTCGGGGGTGTTTGTTCCTTTAGTAACtgctaaaattcctgtcacaacgaatatttagatactaattaggagtattaaacatagggtaattacaaaaccaattgcacagatgcagactaatttgcaagacgaatctattaagactaattagtccatgatttgacaatgtgatgctacagtaaacatgtgctaatgatggattaattaagcttaatagattcatattatgaattagccttcatctgtgtaattagttttagaattagcttatgtttagtcctcctaattagccttcaaatattcgatgttcgatgtgacatgaattttagttcggactaaagatccaaacgtCCCCTTCGCCTCGGAGCTCTGTAGTTGGAGGTAAGGATGAGCCTTACATGTAGACTATTCTCACCACATATGCGCCTATATAATAGAGCGCCTTTAATTAACAGTAAAGACAGTAAAGTATTCTATCCTGTTCACCATTTGGCATAGATAAAAAGACACTACGAATGCAAAAgagaaaataatatattgatCTAAAATCACAAGTTTTACCATAACATTCCTCTAATTTCATATCGTCTTATTAATACACCATTCTATTTTGATAGGATTTTTTTATCTGAaaaattctcttttgatagtcttATTTCAATCTAATTATCCATCAATTTAATAGATGTTTCGGATTTGACGCGCGGCACTTCATTCCTTCACGTGAGATTGGCTATGTGGGTATCAAGAAGTCTAAGCCTTATTTACGAGGAATAACTAATGGTATGGTTAAATGGACGATAAGCAAGATTATCTTCCCTTGTCATTATACCCAGGTGAAATAAGACTaacaaaagagaatggagggagtactttagAGTAAAATACACTTGCGGTTTTTAAACTTGTCGCGATGTACCATCCAGATCCATGAACTTGCGAACCTTTGAACTTATTATAAGGTGTCATCTAGATCCATGCACTCGTAGATTTGACCATAATAAATCACGCATAATCATCAATCTGATGTTTAATAACAAAACTCAGCAATAATTTGACTCAGGTTCATGGGCCAGCCAAATCATACATGGCGAAAGTACGAATGGAGGAGGTATGGATGAGATCGGATCTGTTCAGGCCTTTTGTACCTAGTGAGGAACCGAGGAGGAATCCGATCGGCGAGACGTCCGAAACTTTTGTCGACGGGTGATTAGTTTGTACAAGTGATGCTGTACCTGTAAAGCTACTGGCCCTGTACTACGCCGACAGCGACACCTTATCGCATCTGCATGCATCGATGCGAAATTGTAGCTCGGCACGTGGACGTGTAATTGATGATCGACCGCGTGGTCCGCGTGGACGTGGCCATGCATGCACCAGCGAGCCATCCATACCTATCGGACGTCCTCGGAGGGTACGCGGCATCCTATATATTAACACCACTGCTTGTGCACTTGGGATATCGTCAAGCTCGAGGGAGCGAGAGCAGATCAAAAGCTGAGCGCAGCGCCGGGTAGCATAGCAGTGGCAGGTGCAATGGCTGCTCGTCAGACACTCCTCGCGCTCCTCTGTGTATGTATTGTTGCATTGGCTTGGCTTTATTTTGAGTTTTATCGAGTTATCATTCCAGCAGTAAGTTCGTAGTACAGTGTTTCATTTTACTTGGTTCCACATTGTGCAggtggccgccgcgggggcAGGCGGCCATGCAGCTGCAGCAGGTCTCTACTCTCCCCCCTACCTCTCTATCCCTCTCTGTTGTGCGCGTTCGCTAGTTTACTTGTTGACAAAATTAGACATTATGGGTTGAGTAACGGTCTCACTGGTGAATTCAAATGATGATTCCAGTTGCAGGAAAGGTTCCGACTGGGAGTACGCTTTGCTGCACAAACACGACGGGATACCACGAGTGCGTTGAGGCCTGCTTCCACTACTACCCGCGTGAACAGGCAGAGAAGTTCTGTGATCCGGGGTGTCAAGAAGCGTACCAGTGCCATGCCGTGCCCGGAGAAAAATGCCCCAGCAGCAGCCTACACCACTCATCTGACTTGCTCACCAACTCTGGTAGTAATTTACTGAACCACCCTCTAATTTCCTGTGTCTCTGCACGCACGCGCTCTTGACAAAAATGGAAAAGGCAAAGTGTTTTTGCTGGTACACTAATACATGGCGTTTCTAGTTGTAGGAGAGGTCGTCCAACCTGTGACGACGACGCTTTGCTGCTCAAACATGACGGGGTTCCATGAGTGTGTTGAGGATTGTTTCGCCTATTTTCCGCGTGAACAGGCTGATAAAATATGTGATCCGGGCTGCAAAGAAGCGTATCAGTGCCGTACCGTGAGCGgagacaaatgccccagcgaaCACCCTTCATCCGGCTCTGGTAAATACTGATCCGGCCTCTAATTTTGTCTCTCTGTGTACGCGCTCTTCACAAAATGAAACACGGAAAGTGTTTTTACGGGTGCACTAATTCATGAAATTTCTAGTTGTAGGAGAGGTCGTCCAAGCTGCGACGAAGACGCTGTGCTGCTCAAACATGACAGGATTTCATGAGTGTGTTGAGGATTGTTTCGGCTACTTCCCACGTGAACAAGCTGAGAAAATCTGTGATCCGGGCTGCCAGGAAGCGTATCAGTGCCGTACCGTAAGCGGAGACAAATGCCCCACCAACTCTGGTAAAATATCTAACCAACTCCTTTAGTTCCCACTGCATTTTGTATTTGATTCTGCAAGAactaattaaaaaatatttctcACAAATACTTTATTTTCAGCAGCAAAAGGAGCTGCCGTCGAGAAATGCATGTCAGGATGCAAGTCCTCCGTGTGCAGCAAAATGGTCACCGGTAAAAACGAAAAACGCATGACTATAAACTACTGATGATGCTAGGCTTCTTTAATTTGCTTAGCTTCACTCGCATTAATTATTCCTAATTACAAAGCTATGTTTTATCAACCAGGCGTTGGCAGCAAACTTTTTGCGGTGAAACACGCCCTCGACCGCTGTAACAATGCGTGCTACAAATTCTGCACCAAGGGTCTCCGCGCGGGAACAGCTACTGCTTGACCTATACGCACGGTTACTAGACAGTGCGCCACGCTCCGGATCAAGGCTGTATACCCTCGTGTCTTTTCGTTTTGAATAAACGGGAACAATAATGTACGAAAGTAGTGATGCaaggaaaaaaattacaaaaaaatgTATTCACTGCACGTAGTTAGTGACCATTTCACTTCACTGTTAACCAGGGATAGATGCAAGGTCCTAGAAGAGTACCAACTGGCACCCACTAGTTGACGGTAAATGTGTTTGTCTGTGTTCCTTCCTTTCGAATAAGGCAATAAAAAACTAGCATGCAGCGTCCATGTAACGATATGTCTGCCTCGACATCTACGTGATGTATACTGTGGACAAAATAAATAAGTCCATCGCTGTGTTACATTTTTACTTTGACCACTTTTATTTTACCCACTTGAAACTCGTAGCAGGTAATAAGTCTTAAAAACTACGGTAGCCTCTTGTCTATTGTTAATATACCGGCCACTACGCACTGACGTTGGAGAGTGTGATAACAAAATATTATTAGTAACAAAATATTATTACAGTGAATAAAGGTCGGGTTGAAGGGGGCAGTCAGCTGTCTGCTTCTTGGCCACGCCCCCCTCTTATAGATACGAGATATTCGATCTACATTCAAAAGCAGGAAATAGCATACCAGTAGCTGATATACGTATGGGAACATGGTCACATGGGTACATGATATTGAATGCCATCCAGATCAAGGCGCAAAGCTGGCTCGGGCCGCAGGAACTTGTGCGGCTACCATCGGGTGCTGAAAAACTCATAGATTCCCGATGCCGAGCTACTATTGGTATAGTTTCCAATCCCAACCATGGTGCACATAAGCTCAGAAAAAGCAGGACAAAGCCGATGGTTAGGCAGATGCCCCATTGTTCGTGGTGTTGCAATGAATCCAGTGGATCATCCTCATGGAGGAGGTGAGGGGCGCATGAAAGGAAGTAGACCTTGGGTGTCACCTTAGGGGAAGCCCACCAAAGCAGGATTTCGGGCAGTAGTGGGGGTGGGGAAATGCAGAATTTAGTTCATGCCACGACGATCTATATGGAAGGGAAGTTTTATTGATGCTTTCCTGTTTAGAATAAAGAAGAACTGAGAGTCTGATGAGCAGGAAAATTTGGTCACGTAGATCTTCTATTTCGCCGGAATTCGTTGATTGCTCCATACTCATTTACAATGGAAAAACTCCTGTTCGTTGTAAAATCACTGAAGGAAAGGTTGGTCATAAATTTGGAGAGTTTGCTTTTACACGGAGATGAAGACCCTATAGAACAAATAGAGGAAAGGGCAGAAAGGGGAAAAAGTAAAGTCTAAGCGACATATGGCACGAAAAGGAAATCCAATTTCGGTAATCTGAATCCCATATAGCTCTTTTCTTCATACTCGACCAGCCCTAGGTTGGGGATAATGATTTTTCCAAATCTTGTTGGGAGAAACTTCGCTCCGAGTCCGACTGGGATGGAATGGGGGACCCAGGCCCTTCAATGCCTCCCTTCAGATCCACTAACTCGGAAGAAGAGTTATTCAATTTCTAGCTGACTGTGACTCTGCATCCTGGGAGCAGACCACTCCCCCGGAAGCTGTGGTCAGTCAAGAGCGGCATCCAAATCCCACTCCAATCCCTCCAGCGCAGGTTCCCGCTCCAATGCCTAGAGCGGCAGCGGAAGCAGAATAGAACCCTCCTTCTTTTGATTGGGAGGGACAACCTCTCTCTCTTTGAGAGGAAAGTTCTCTACAAAAGGCCCACACTTGTCACGCCCAGATTCTGGACACATTCCATGATATTACTCTTAAGAATGGAGAGGAGCTATGTGAACAAGACTATCGCACCATGCTTGATTTCATGTTGAGCCAACTCCAGTCCGATGTCAATCCCCGGGTGCTAAAGGAGCTCCTGAATAGACTCCAAAACGGTCGGGCACGATCTCAAACTTCTAGGGGTAGGGCGGCAAGGAGATTCCTCAACGAGGACTAGTGAGGCTATAGTACTGACTATGCATAGGACTACAAAGTTGAAAAGACAGGATGTATTCCGATGAAATGCCTTGGATGTGATCGGCAAGAGAAAGATAGAATTTGATATAAGGAAGGAAATCAAACGCGTTGTTTGAGAAGGAAAAAGGGTAActagagaaaaaataaaaataggctCTCCCTGGACTCTACGCAGGACTTTTTTCTAAGCCTCACCTAATTTAAATTTCTCTGACATTCCATGTTTCCGATCCTATAAAATATTTTACTTTTTCTATGATCATCTCTATTTTAGGTATTTGGGGAATCCTCCTTAATAGACAAATATTCTTATTATGTCAATGCCAATTGAATCAATGTTATTAGCTGtcaatttgaactttttggTATTTTCCGTTTCTTTGAATGATATGATGGGTCAATCATTTGCTTCATTAGTTCCAACAGTGGCAGCTGCGGAATCTGCTATTGGATTAGCCATTTTCGTTATTACTTTTCGAGTCCGAGGAACTATTGTTGTCGAATTTATAAATTGCATTCAAGGTTAAACATAACTACAGGAGAGTTACCAAATATAAAGTTTCGTTCTCCTTTCGTTCTCTCCTTTCgtttctttttattttgagaTATTTGAATTGGATTTTCTATGCCTAATTTATCTTCCATTATCTAATCTTAAGCAGAACATGTGATGCATGGTGATTGAAGATGCCCATGCCattagtttgttgtattgtCTAACACTTTTTTTTATAGAAATTTCCATTATATCCATCCCATAATCTCATGTAAATATTGATGCAAATTAGAACAATTGCTTCAGTTCTTTTATTGTTTATAAAaaattttctagattcataaatatgcACCTACACTGTAACATCCCAATTTTTCCTAAGCGTTTAAAATATGGACCcaaaaaaaattcttaaaattTATATAGCAACTTAAACTTTAGAGCCATGCATTTGAATTTAATGCACCAAATATAATTATTCATGAACACATATGCATATGTTTGAGCTAACTACCTAATCCTATCTCTAAATATTCCATCCTAATATTTCTTTCAAGCCTCTACAACAAAACCCACTCAAATTTGAACACAAACATCAACTCAACTAAAAAGAAAAGCCATCAAAATCTTCCTGGTCCAACAACCTCACCTTCAGCCCAACTCCACTCCCAGCCCAGCCTGCCTCACCTCTCCTCTCCCGCTCACACGCACACGCAAGGCTCGATAGCCGGCCCAGCTCACTCGCTCACGCGACCCAGCATGGCCACACGATGATGCCAGCATgactcatcatcatcgtcatcccaTCCATCCCTCTTTCCCTTACCCTCACCCACACCTGATGCTGACGATGTCTACCACCACGACACCCTTCCTGCCACCCCCCTGCTCCCTgagtgtaacgcccgtaaaatacacccagttaaatcacccgttaaaaatgctctccaaaatttttccgacagccgagctccgtcaaatcctttcccttccgtcggacccgccgtcctggccccggctcGTCAACTCTCCattttccgctccccgtaattctcgccgcgtgcccgtcaagtccatcgccgcgcgcagtcgaatcccgcaatttccgccatctttttcccctccctttcctcctctttctcttccttctttctttttcctcccctttctttcccttctcctttttccttctctttcttaatcctctcccttcctcttccttctctctctcctttatttCCCTGCCACCCCCCACTTGCGCCTGCACCCCCACCTCCCCTGCCTggcacgcgcgccgaggcgcTGGGCAGCGCACGCGTGCTGGGCCGCgccgcgtcacgtcgcccgtgccacgcccgctcgcgccttggcgtctagcgcttggctcggtgcatcgcgtcgtgtcgccggtcaccggtcgccgcccctgtggcctcgtcgaccacgccgccacgccgtccacgagcttcaccaccccggcacgccaccagccaaaagtccggccgccatcattgcctcggccctcgcccactcgcgcgccgcctataaaagggggggaaGCCGAGCCttgcacctccacaccctcaccacgagcaccttgccttcctccactcccaccaccagaacgccgacggCCATTTCTTCTCCACCTTCTCTTGTCtctaggaagaagaaggggtaaatccctctcctcgtgatccaacccaccaatttccctgattcgcgaacaagtcctcccactattccaaaaataattacagataggcccctgctctcgcggttcagtcctaaaccccgttttaaagctcctaatactcctttaacccgtcatttcatgcgccaaatttcctccaatccaccccaaattcgaccacagcctcctctcatatatttccgccaaggcatatcaaaatttcatgaaaataccctgcctacctattttccgttcatgtttctTGTTCGGttctcaacgggtaaaatctttttcctttttatttattgtgtgctcgtttgtgtgtgccgtagatcgcggagtacccgaggaggagcgcgaggaggagttcgaccgcgagcccgagcccgaggaccagtaccgcgagcaggagctcccggaaggctttgagaacggcaagtccaatctcaccctttgatgcatattttaatacccagtttttcagacacaacctattggcctgttttataaaatgcatattgttttatcgcaagacatggttggatagccaccccttgattgttttgaccattccttgttgtcccatatttatctctaaatatgatttgctctgtttagatgataaatactgctagaatgcttaggaactcattatccaaatttaaacatgactacacctgtttactcggaaaataaatgtgtgagtatgtttaaactgaggagttgggttttcgggtgtaaagagaggtggtagacgagatggatgggtgtttcttgtgtggaacgccgggttgttgggctcgtacctcagtggttgagcagagtgggagatatccatcttgtcgtggctAAGGACCgggttgatgtgtcatcctgcctaattctaTCATCGTACAGCCACTCGAccattgtatgggcaacggcttagcataaaccccactagct
Above is a genomic segment from Setaria viridis chromosome 4, Setaria_viridis_v4.0, whole genome shotgun sequence containing:
- the LOC117851401 gene encoding uncharacterized protein isoform X2, which codes for MAARQTLLALLCVAAAGAGGHAAAAVAGKVPTGSTLCCTNTTGYHECVEACFHYYPREQAEKFCDPGCQEAYQCHAVPGEKCPSSSLHHSSDLLTNSVVGEVVQPVTTTLCCSNMTGFHECVEDCFAYFPREQADKICDPGCKEAYQCRTVSGDKCPSEHPSSGSVVGEVVQAATKTLCCSNMTGFHECVEDCFGYFPREQAEKICDPGCQEAYQCRTVSGDKCPTNSAKGAAVEKCMSGCKSSVCSKMVTGVGSKLFAVKHALDRCNNACYKFCTKGLRAGTATA
- the LOC117851401 gene encoding uncharacterized protein isoform X1, whose translation is MAARQTLLALLCVAAAGAGGHAAAAVAGKVPTGSTLCCTNTTGYHECVEACFHYYPREQAEKFCDPGCQEAYQCHAVPGEKCPSSSLHHSSDLLTNSVVGEVVQPVTTTLCCSNMTGFHECVEDCFAYFPREQADKICDPGCKEAYQCRTVSGDKCPSEHPSSGSVVGEVVQAATKTLCCSNMTGFHECVEDCFGYFPREQAEKICDPGCQEAYQCRTVSGDKCPTNSAAKGAAVEKCMSGCKSSVCSKMVTGVGSKLFAVKHALDRCNNACYKFCTKGLRAGTATA